In one Acidimicrobium ferrooxidans DSM 10331 genomic region, the following are encoded:
- the rpsT gene encoding 30S ribosomal protein S20 — MANIKGQLKRIRQDERRRERNKAVRSELKTRVKRALQNATADDGEQYLRAAIQRLDKAAKKGIIHPNQAARRKSRLMRAVNRERSATEA; from the coding sequence ATGGCCAACATCAAGGGACAACTGAAGCGCATCCGCCAAGACGAGCGCCGGCGCGAGCGGAACAAGGCGGTTCGGAGCGAGTTGAAGACGCGCGTCAAGCGTGCGCTCCAGAACGCCACCGCGGACGACGGCGAGCAGTATCTCCGTGCCGCGATCCAGCGACTCGACAAGGCCGCGAAGAAGGGCATCATCCATCCGAACCAGGCTGCGCGTCGCAAGTCGCGCCTCATGCGAGCCGTCAATCGAGAGCGCAGCGCCACCGAGGCCTAG